In Rhodopirellula bahusiensis, the following proteins share a genomic window:
- a CDS encoding amidohydrolase, whose product MSRLNNVSAVALVFLVGACSVLPPARAHDMVPGAPQTNAIVIRNATLHLGNGSIVENGAVLFEDGLISEVGASVRLPDSAEVIDGSDKHVYPGLIDAYTDLGLREITAVDVTIDNTERGDLNPNVRSWVAFNPDSELIPVGRAGGVMLAHVVPGGRSLQGQSGVMQLDGWSYQDMLLEGPTGLCVNWESIVPRGGDSKEKAKRYDEQIQELDDLFERARRYGESLETDENVATDVRLESLLPVINGERPVFVQADRLGAIESAISFFTSRRIPMILCGGADAMHCVDHLTAHDIPVILIATYRLPRRRSDPVDALYSLPSKLREAGVRFAIAGEGSGYPGGASNIRNLPYHAGIAVAHGLPREEAVRAITKSAAEILGVADRVGTLAAKHHATLIIADGDVLESGTRVVDAYVQGRKVDLGNKHKQLYRKYEQKP is encoded by the coding sequence ATGAGCCGTTTGAATAACGTATCCGCTGTTGCGCTGGTGTTTCTCGTTGGTGCTTGCTCGGTGTTGCCACCGGCGCGGGCGCACGACATGGTTCCCGGTGCGCCGCAAACCAATGCGATCGTGATTCGGAACGCGACGCTGCACTTGGGAAATGGATCCATCGTCGAGAACGGCGCGGTTCTGTTCGAAGACGGATTGATCAGCGAAGTGGGAGCATCTGTCCGATTGCCAGACTCCGCTGAGGTCATCGATGGCAGTGACAAGCACGTCTACCCGGGCCTGATTGATGCGTACACCGATCTGGGTCTGCGTGAGATCACGGCGGTCGATGTGACCATCGACAACACTGAACGAGGGGATCTGAATCCCAACGTACGTTCTTGGGTCGCTTTCAATCCGGACAGCGAATTGATTCCCGTTGGCAGAGCCGGCGGTGTGATGTTGGCTCACGTTGTTCCTGGTGGTCGATCTTTGCAGGGCCAGTCGGGCGTGATGCAGCTTGACGGGTGGTCGTACCAAGACATGTTGCTGGAAGGGCCGACTGGTTTGTGCGTGAACTGGGAATCCATCGTTCCACGCGGCGGCGATTCCAAAGAGAAAGCCAAGCGATATGACGAGCAAATTCAAGAATTGGATGACTTGTTCGAACGAGCCCGCCGGTATGGCGAATCGCTCGAAACCGATGAGAACGTTGCCACGGATGTTCGATTAGAAAGTTTGCTTCCGGTGATCAACGGCGAACGGCCTGTGTTTGTTCAAGCCGACCGTTTGGGTGCGATCGAATCGGCGATCTCGTTCTTCACGTCTCGCCGCATTCCAATGATCTTGTGCGGTGGAGCGGATGCGATGCACTGCGTCGATCATCTGACCGCTCACGACATTCCCGTGATTTTGATCGCGACTTATCGATTGCCCCGTCGACGTTCGGATCCGGTCGACGCGTTGTATTCGCTGCCATCGAAACTTCGCGAAGCGGGCGTTCGATTCGCGATTGCTGGTGAAGGTTCAGGATATCCCGGCGGAGCTTCGAACATTCGGAACTTGCCGTATCATGCGGGAATTGCGGTGGCTCACGGTTTGCCTCGAGAGGAAGCTGTCCGTGCGATCACTAAATCGGCCGCTGAGATTCTGGGCGTTGCCGATCGAGTTGGGACGTTAGCGGCAAAACATCACGCGACACTGATCATTGCCGATGGCGATGTATTAGAATCTGGCACGCGAGTGGTGGACGCTTATGTTCAAGGACGCAAGGTTGACTTGGGCAACAAGCACAAGCAGTTGTATCGCAAGTACGAACAAAAGCCCTGA
- a CDS encoding YaiI/YqxD family protein produces MKIWIDADAAPRDVKDVVFRAAKRLDIETILVANAPVGAPANATTVRSVVVREGADQADRYIVNHGEKGDLAVTADLPLAGLLVEKGLFVIDPRGEEYSPATIAGRLSMRNFMDDLRGAGVETGGSAPYGPKDKKAFASTFDRLLTKALRRAQASSE; encoded by the coding sequence GTGAAAATCTGGATCGATGCCGATGCCGCCCCGCGAGACGTGAAAGACGTCGTTTTTCGTGCCGCAAAACGTTTGGACATTGAAACGATCTTGGTCGCGAATGCTCCCGTTGGTGCTCCTGCCAATGCAACCACCGTTCGCTCCGTCGTCGTTCGCGAAGGAGCCGATCAAGCGGACCGGTACATCGTCAACCATGGTGAGAAGGGGGATTTGGCCGTCACGGCGGATCTGCCTCTGGCGGGGTTGTTGGTGGAAAAAGGTTTGTTTGTGATCGATCCGCGAGGCGAAGAGTATTCACCCGCGACGATTGCTGGCCGTCTGTCGATGCGAAATTTCATGGACGATCTTCGGGGTGCGGGGGTGGAAACCGGCGGCAGTGCTCCGTACGGCCCGAAAGACAAAAAGGCGTTCGCGTCGACGTTTGATCGATTGCTCACAAAGGCTCTGCGGAGGGCTCAGGCCTCCTCGGAGTAG
- a CDS encoding sulfatase/phosphatase domain-containing protein, with translation MNQLLVSRHIPHATRRHVAFVLIAFALFGGLLPQITSADEPAKAKRPNIVFVFSDDHALQAIGAYGSKINKTPNLDRIASEGAVFHNSFCANSICGPSRACILTGKHSHINGFLRNGNRFDGSQVTFPKLLQDVGYQTALIGKWHLGTDPVGFNHWEILPGQGNYYNPDFIQMDGSRKRYTGYVTDIITENTVDWLENTRDKDAPFVLMCQHKAPHRNWSPPPRHFDLYKGVEVPEPESLFDDYEGRSKLLHESEMSLANHFYWGHDMKFHGESLFPEHFLPRLGNGEYRRMNDEQKAAWDAAYEPENQKLIADMQAGKLSSKDITKWKYQRYIKDYLGTVQAVDDSVGELLAYLDETGLAENTIVIYSSDQGFYLGEHGWYDKRWMFEESLRMPFLIRWPGVIEPGTESTAPIQNIDYAPTFLEVAGAEIPEAIQGRSMVSMMKDGCRASSTWRDAVYYAYYENAAVHMVPVHDGVRTERYKLMFFPRGRHWNLFDLETDPQEMKSVHDDPEYADILAGLQKRYYDLRDLYDVNTATIPATRGDEPGWQKRNLSMSKLAKTAKPKLAFIGDSITQGWEGRGKKVWEENYAELDAINLGIGGDRTENIVWRLTHGNLGKIKPEVAVLMIGTNNTGHFMQDPTQIAEGVEKILSILQEKLPKTKIVLQAIMPRGKTKMDLMRLNNIAVNDRIAKMADGENIVYVDLGDHFMNEDGTIDPAIMPDYLHLSEKGYEIWADALSPTLQSLGL, from the coding sequence ATGAATCAGCTCCTGGTTTCTCGCCACATTCCTCACGCAACACGACGCCACGTCGCGTTTGTGCTCATCGCGTTCGCGTTGTTCGGCGGCCTTCTGCCCCAGATAACCTCCGCCGATGAGCCCGCCAAAGCCAAACGGCCCAACATCGTCTTTGTGTTTTCCGATGACCATGCACTGCAAGCCATCGGTGCCTACGGATCCAAGATCAACAAAACACCGAACCTGGATCGAATCGCCAGCGAAGGTGCCGTCTTCCACAACTCATTCTGTGCCAACTCGATCTGCGGTCCTTCAAGAGCCTGCATCCTGACGGGCAAGCACAGTCACATCAACGGATTCCTTCGCAATGGAAATCGCTTCGATGGATCTCAAGTCACGTTTCCGAAACTGCTGCAAGACGTTGGCTATCAAACCGCGTTGATCGGCAAGTGGCACCTGGGCACCGATCCGGTCGGATTCAATCACTGGGAAATCCTTCCCGGACAAGGCAATTACTACAACCCCGACTTCATCCAAATGGATGGATCACGCAAACGGTACACCGGCTATGTCACCGACATCATCACCGAGAACACGGTCGATTGGCTGGAGAACACTCGCGATAAAGACGCGCCGTTTGTGTTGATGTGCCAGCACAAAGCGCCGCACCGAAACTGGTCGCCTCCGCCCCGTCACTTCGATCTTTACAAAGGCGTCGAGGTTCCCGAACCAGAATCCTTGTTCGACGATTACGAAGGTCGCTCCAAGTTGTTGCATGAAAGCGAAATGTCGCTCGCGAACCATTTTTATTGGGGCCACGACATGAAGTTTCATGGCGAAAGCTTGTTCCCGGAACACTTCTTGCCACGCTTGGGCAACGGTGAATATCGGCGGATGAACGACGAGCAAAAGGCTGCGTGGGACGCCGCTTACGAACCCGAAAACCAAAAACTGATTGCCGACATGCAAGCTGGCAAATTGTCCAGCAAAGACATCACCAAATGGAAGTACCAACGCTACATCAAGGACTATCTCGGCACGGTACAAGCGGTCGACGACAGCGTCGGTGAATTGCTGGCTTACCTCGATGAAACAGGCCTCGCCGAAAACACGATCGTGATCTACAGCAGCGACCAAGGGTTCTACCTTGGTGAACACGGTTGGTACGACAAACGCTGGATGTTCGAAGAATCGCTTCGCATGCCGTTCTTGATTCGCTGGCCCGGCGTGATCGAACCCGGCACCGAAAGCACCGCTCCGATCCAAAACATCGATTACGCACCCACGTTCCTCGAAGTCGCCGGCGCCGAAATCCCCGAAGCCATCCAAGGACGCAGCATGGTGTCAATGATGAAGGACGGCTGCCGAGCCTCATCGACTTGGCGTGACGCGGTTTACTACGCCTACTACGAGAACGCAGCCGTGCACATGGTCCCCGTTCACGACGGCGTGCGAACCGAGCGTTACAAACTGATGTTCTTCCCGCGAGGTCGCCATTGGAATTTGTTCGATTTGGAAACCGACCCGCAAGAAATGAAATCCGTCCACGACGATCCCGAATACGCGGACATCTTGGCTGGCCTACAAAAACGCTACTACGATCTGCGTGATTTGTATGACGTCAACACCGCCACCATTCCCGCCACGCGAGGCGATGAACCAGGCTGGCAAAAACGCAATCTGTCGATGTCAAAATTGGCCAAGACCGCAAAACCGAAACTGGCTTTCATCGGTGATTCCATCACCCAAGGCTGGGAAGGTCGGGGCAAGAAGGTCTGGGAAGAAAACTATGCCGAACTGGACGCCATCAACCTTGGCATCGGCGGTGATCGCACCGAGAACATTGTCTGGCGTTTGACTCACGGGAACCTTGGAAAGATCAAACCCGAAGTCGCGGTGCTGATGATCGGCACCAACAACACCGGTCACTTCATGCAAGACCCAACCCAGATCGCAGAAGGTGTCGAAAAGATCCTGTCGATCCTGCAAGAGAAATTGCCGAAGACGAAGATCGTGCTGCAAGCCATCATGCCGCGAGGCAAAACCAAGATGGACTTGATGCGATTGAACAACATCGCCGTCAACGATCGCATCGCGAAAATGGCCGATGGCGAAAACATTGTTTACGTCGACTTGGGCGATCACTTCATGAACGAAGACGGTACGATCGATCCCGCGATCATGCCCGATTACCTGCACCTGTCCGAAAAGGGCTACGAGATCTGGGCCGATGCCTTGTCTCCCACCCTCCAATCACTCGGCCTCTAA
- a CDS encoding PQQ-like beta-propeller repeat protein, giving the protein MIVNTVKRDGDGMKKMFLAGLVCFLMSCGSTWAQTPTFSETDWPWWRGADRQGHAVGEQNPPTRWSDSADAKQNIVWKVPLADRGHGSPILLGDRVYLQVADKARESQFLVCLNRDSGELVWESVVHEGEFDATHQREPNTKASWASCTPATDGERVFVNFYFDKAVYTSAVSLEGELLWQQKLCPYQIHQGYGSSPTVYQNLVIASADNKAGGQVVGMDRVTGEVVWRHQRPKEPNYASPVVLTVAGKDQLFLTGCDLVTSLDSLTGDVNWEIEGATTECVTTTVTDGTHVFSSGGYPDNHISAVVADGSGEVAWEVGTRVYVPSMLHKDGHLFMTLDAGVAMCVDCQTGETKWKARLGGDFTSSPVLVNDRIYAVNEEGKCYIFRADTESFESIGENQLGDSVMSTPTISGGRIYLRVGKQEGGKRQEYLYCIGE; this is encoded by the coding sequence ATGATTGTCAACACAGTGAAACGGGACGGTGATGGGATGAAGAAGATGTTTTTGGCGGGACTCGTCTGTTTTCTGATGTCGTGTGGATCCACGTGGGCACAGACACCTACTTTTTCAGAAACTGACTGGCCGTGGTGGCGTGGTGCCGACCGCCAAGGACATGCCGTCGGTGAACAGAATCCACCAACCCGGTGGAGTGATTCTGCCGACGCGAAGCAGAACATTGTTTGGAAAGTTCCGCTCGCCGATCGAGGGCACGGTTCTCCGATTCTGCTCGGTGATCGGGTGTACCTTCAAGTCGCGGACAAAGCTCGCGAATCACAGTTCTTGGTTTGCTTGAATCGCGATTCGGGAGAGTTGGTGTGGGAATCGGTGGTGCACGAAGGCGAATTCGACGCCACCCACCAACGCGAACCGAACACGAAAGCCTCCTGGGCATCGTGCACACCCGCGACCGATGGTGAGCGTGTGTTTGTCAATTTTTACTTTGACAAAGCCGTTTACACCTCCGCGGTGAGTCTCGAGGGAGAACTGTTGTGGCAGCAAAAGCTTTGCCCGTATCAGATTCATCAAGGATACGGATCATCACCGACGGTTTATCAAAATTTGGTGATTGCATCGGCGGACAACAAGGCGGGCGGCCAAGTCGTCGGAATGGACCGAGTCACGGGCGAAGTTGTTTGGAGGCACCAGCGGCCAAAGGAACCGAACTATGCATCGCCGGTCGTCTTGACCGTCGCCGGCAAGGATCAGCTGTTTTTGACTGGTTGCGATTTGGTCACCAGTTTGGATTCGCTGACCGGCGACGTGAATTGGGAAATCGAAGGTGCGACGACGGAGTGTGTGACGACCACTGTGACCGATGGCACGCACGTTTTCTCATCAGGCGGTTACCCCGACAATCACATCTCCGCCGTCGTGGCGGATGGATCGGGTGAAGTCGCGTGGGAAGTTGGCACGCGAGTTTATGTGCCATCGATGTTGCACAAGGACGGCCACCTGTTCATGACGTTGGACGCGGGCGTCGCCATGTGCGTTGATTGCCAAACCGGTGAGACAAAGTGGAAAGCTCGCCTGGGCGGTGACTTCACTTCGTCGCCAGTCTTGGTCAACGACCGGATCTATGCGGTCAACGAAGAAGGCAAATGCTACATCTTCCGAGCGGACACGGAGTCGTTCGAGTCGATTGGTGAGAACCAACTCGGTGATTCGGTGATGTCGACACCAACAATCAGTGGCGGGCGAATTTACCTGCGTGTCGGCAAGCAAGAAGGCGGCAAACGCCAAGAGTACTTGTACTGCATTGGCGAGTGA
- a CDS encoding amidohydrolase family protein, which yields MASVAIVAHAQNIRGVDPVVGLRSNSPTDVLLTGAMLVTNPDYYLNDRNSEESDKDSEGNRDSEENAATGDVLIRAGRIVAVGDSIEPTPGCRVADCSGKTIYAGWINAWQAVSGDSLTSGDDYWNANIVANRQVRDLSSVPNAGKLRSQGFTTTVLAPEGRIVGGQPSVWSLNESKDEADNAHAGPQRITDLQWMTAALSVPRRNDSGERYPNSPMGAVALLRQSLYDAQWYRDASAAHDANPSLPQPDHSETLQTLHQALAGSTFVFDCPNERMALRAQKVANEFSMRSIIRGSGREYREAEAIAGLDRVLLLPLDFPEAPDVSTPESAREVDLVSLMDWKYAPTNPAEMIRQGATVCLTADRLDDPGKFLARLRTAVKRGLSRRDAIASLTTTPAGLLGLDRTHGRIAGGMSANLIVADGDLFDKETKLWKVLVDGQEFVINEEPETKVASLVGSWKLRMPADSSTEVELAISQKDGRLSAELIGTTPVEETSEEEPGEENTSEEESTAEENGDEESDVEEDEAKEDTSKQKLKKIVQRLDQFAGQITCEDSGDALCQALGLPEGTHRIVVRSSAKALAEVSESEPISIEFYPIGQSARRFQTSWIEPEADDESEEEEASEQPSDDKSSDGDDEAEDKDETENDENAEKPETGELASEEPAKESDELAEEESSVAELQIVRPLGVYGRTEPVSRPSKVLFRGALVWTCEDSDDLQVPETPMDVMVEDGRIVAVEEHITVPTGEDCTVIDASGKHITPGLIDCHSHAATDGGINESGQVVTSEVRVGDFIDNTDITIYRQLAGGVTTANILHGSANPIGGQNQVVKFRWGDSMDDFRFKDAPLGIKFALGENVKRSTSRYPNTRMGVEQLLRDQLLAAREYAVAHRRWSSGQRDTLPPRVDLQLQALVEIQDGKRWIHCHSYRQDEIMATLDVLDEFGIRIGTLQHILEGYKVADRMAEHGAMASSFSDWWAYKFEVYDAIPYNGVLMHNKGIVVSYNSDDAEMGRHLNTEAGKAIKYGGVPPTDALKFVTLNPAKQLRIDDRVGSITVGKDADLVVWSGPPMSTTSRCEQTWIDGRPMFRLDDEAELQSRDQAWRNELIQELLDGKPKSDPDESSKDDDDESVAERRLMQMAEEDRWLRYDEFCNSRGAQQSAQQNTMSQGTEAVQ from the coding sequence ATGGCGAGTGTCGCCATTGTTGCCCACGCCCAAAACATTCGTGGAGTCGACCCTGTCGTCGGACTCCGATCCAACTCGCCCACGGACGTGTTGCTGACCGGGGCCATGTTGGTGACCAACCCCGATTACTACTTGAATGATCGGAACTCGGAAGAGTCGGACAAAGACTCCGAGGGAAATAGGGACTCCGAGGAAAATGCAGCGACGGGCGATGTTCTGATCCGAGCCGGTCGTATCGTCGCGGTGGGTGACTCGATTGAGCCTACGCCGGGTTGCCGTGTCGCGGATTGCTCGGGCAAAACGATCTACGCCGGATGGATCAACGCTTGGCAAGCGGTATCCGGTGACTCGCTGACATCCGGCGATGACTATTGGAATGCGAACATCGTTGCCAATCGACAGGTTCGCGATCTGTCGAGTGTCCCAAATGCTGGCAAGCTTCGCAGTCAAGGGTTCACAACGACGGTGCTGGCTCCTGAAGGACGCATCGTCGGTGGCCAGCCCTCGGTGTGGTCATTGAATGAATCCAAAGACGAAGCCGACAACGCGCATGCGGGCCCGCAACGGATCACGGATTTGCAATGGATGACGGCGGCGTTGTCCGTGCCACGACGAAACGATTCCGGTGAACGCTATCCCAATTCACCGATGGGCGCGGTGGCGTTGCTTCGTCAGTCGCTCTACGACGCGCAGTGGTACCGCGACGCATCAGCGGCACACGATGCGAATCCTTCGTTGCCTCAACCTGATCACAGCGAGACGTTGCAAACGCTGCATCAGGCTTTGGCGGGATCAACGTTTGTATTTGATTGCCCGAACGAGCGGATGGCATTGCGGGCTCAGAAAGTCGCGAACGAGTTTTCGATGCGATCGATCATTCGCGGTTCGGGGCGAGAGTACCGAGAGGCGGAAGCGATCGCGGGACTGGATCGAGTGTTGCTGTTGCCGTTGGATTTTCCAGAGGCTCCCGATGTGTCGACGCCCGAGTCCGCTCGCGAAGTTGACTTGGTCAGTTTGATGGATTGGAAGTATGCTCCTACCAACCCAGCCGAGATGATTCGCCAAGGGGCGACGGTTTGCTTGACCGCGGATCGACTGGACGATCCAGGCAAGTTTCTAGCGAGATTGCGAACCGCGGTGAAGCGAGGTTTGTCACGTCGAGATGCGATCGCCTCGCTCACGACCACACCGGCCGGTTTGCTCGGGCTGGATCGAACTCATGGACGCATCGCCGGTGGGATGTCAGCCAACTTGATTGTGGCCGACGGGGATCTGTTCGACAAAGAGACGAAGCTATGGAAGGTCTTGGTCGACGGTCAGGAATTCGTAATTAACGAAGAACCGGAAACGAAAGTCGCTTCGTTGGTCGGTTCATGGAAGCTTCGCATGCCAGCGGATTCCTCGACGGAAGTGGAGTTGGCGATCTCGCAAAAGGATGGCCGATTGTCGGCAGAATTGATCGGCACAACTCCCGTGGAAGAGACGAGCGAGGAAGAGCCGGGTGAAGAAAATACGAGTGAAGAAGAGTCGACAGCGGAGGAAAATGGCGACGAAGAATCTGACGTGGAAGAGGATGAAGCGAAGGAAGACACCAGCAAACAGAAGCTGAAGAAGATCGTTCAGCGATTGGATCAGTTCGCTGGCCAGATCACTTGCGAGGATTCCGGCGACGCATTGTGCCAAGCTTTGGGATTGCCGGAGGGCACGCATCGTATCGTGGTTCGTTCGAGTGCTAAGGCTCTGGCCGAGGTGTCGGAATCCGAGCCTATTTCGATCGAGTTCTATCCCATCGGGCAATCCGCTCGCCGGTTTCAAACCAGTTGGATCGAGCCCGAAGCAGACGACGAGTCAGAGGAAGAAGAAGCGAGCGAGCAACCATCGGACGATAAGTCGTCGGACGGTGACGACGAAGCGGAAGACAAAGACGAAACTGAAAACGACGAAAACGCGGAGAAGCCCGAGACTGGCGAGCTGGCCTCGGAGGAACCCGCGAAAGAATCGGATGAGCTGGCGGAGGAGGAATCTTCCGTGGCTGAGTTGCAGATCGTTCGCCCGCTTGGGGTTTATGGTCGGACCGAACCTGTTTCGCGTCCATCCAAGGTCTTGTTCCGAGGGGCGTTGGTGTGGACCTGTGAGGACAGCGACGACTTGCAAGTACCTGAAACACCGATGGATGTCATGGTCGAAGACGGCCGGATCGTCGCAGTGGAAGAACACATCACGGTTCCGACCGGCGAAGACTGCACGGTCATCGATGCATCGGGCAAACACATCACGCCCGGTTTGATCGATTGTCACTCGCACGCCGCGACGGACGGTGGCATCAATGAGTCCGGGCAAGTTGTCACGTCGGAGGTTCGTGTCGGTGACTTCATCGACAACACCGACATCACGATCTACCGCCAACTTGCCGGCGGGGTCACGACGGCCAACATTTTGCACGGTTCTGCGAACCCGATCGGCGGTCAAAACCAAGTCGTGAAGTTCCGTTGGGGCGACTCAATGGACGACTTCCGATTCAAAGACGCTCCGCTGGGGATCAAGTTCGCCTTGGGTGAAAACGTCAAGCGTTCTACATCTCGGTACCCGAACACTCGCATGGGCGTGGAGCAGTTGCTTCGCGATCAATTGCTCGCGGCTCGAGAGTATGCGGTCGCACATCGACGTTGGAGCTCTGGTCAACGAGACACGTTGCCGCCGCGTGTGGATTTGCAATTGCAGGCTCTCGTGGAGATTCAGGATGGCAAACGTTGGATTCACTGTCACAGCTATCGCCAAGACGAGATCATGGCGACGCTCGACGTGCTGGATGAATTTGGCATCCGGATCGGAACGCTCCAGCACATCTTGGAAGGTTACAAGGTCGCCGATCGCATGGCTGAGCACGGGGCGATGGCGTCGTCATTCTCGGATTGGTGGGCTTACAAGTTCGAAGTCTACGATGCGATTCCTTACAACGGTGTTCTGATGCACAACAAGGGCATCGTGGTTTCGTACAACAGCGACGACGCGGAAATGGGACGCCACCTAAACACGGAAGCGGGCAAGGCGATCAAGTACGGCGGCGTGCCACCGACCGACGCGTTGAAGTTTGTGACGTTGAATCCGGCCAAGCAACTTCGGATCGACGACCGTGTGGGGTCGATCACCGTTGGCAAGGACGCGGACTTGGTCGTTTGGAGCGGTCCACCGATGTCGACGACCAGCCGTTGCGAGCAGACTTGGATCGATGGTCGGCCGATGTTCCGCTTGGACGATGAGGCTGAACTGCAGAGCCGCGATCAGGCGTGGAGAAACGAACTGATTCAGGAATTGTTGGATGGCAAACCCAAGTCCGATCCCGACGAGTCATCGAAAGATGATGACGATGAATCAGTTGCCGAGCGTCGCTTGATGCAAATGGCTGAAGAAGATCGCTGGTTGCGATACGACGAGTTCTGCAATTCACGCGGCGCCCAGCAGAGTGCCCAACAAAACACGATGTCGCAAGGAACGGAGGCAGTCCAATGA
- a CDS encoding DUF4261 domain-containing protein, whose translation MPQGFYTQCVVVLLRERVSMRKIAAAIDEYEPSDPLPATADWAIAGPSLIMDMDEETPGHLAIDLVDKPWPDDMQFDDADSAVRQAWSNGSFGPLTFPGSLKRSLEQLWVWDEGKEEIPQHTAFLRIRSSYILKTDEADAPLVPEEYEPFDELALITEVAAALTELPQAIAYFNPAGETVRNLDGMNQVIQESEDNDFPPLDLWANVRLYSLDDGFAAMDTVGNGQLDLPDIEALFFAEAYDFNDIDELLRLITCHLIESEEPFEDGDTVQGPNGVTWVMHQQPDSISDPPRSVLRFLPQDDHPLPAQFQPAAE comes from the coding sequence ATGCCCCAAGGCTTCTACACTCAGTGCGTCGTTGTTCTGCTGCGCGAACGCGTGTCGATGCGCAAGATTGCCGCCGCGATCGATGAATACGAACCGTCTGATCCCCTGCCCGCGACGGCGGACTGGGCGATCGCCGGGCCGTCCCTGATCATGGACATGGATGAGGAAACTCCCGGTCACTTGGCAATCGATCTGGTCGACAAGCCTTGGCCGGACGACATGCAATTCGACGACGCCGACTCGGCCGTTCGCCAGGCATGGTCCAACGGTTCCTTCGGACCGCTGACGTTTCCTGGATCGCTGAAACGTTCTCTCGAACAACTGTGGGTCTGGGACGAAGGCAAGGAAGAAATCCCGCAGCACACCGCGTTCTTGAGAATCCGCAGCAGCTACATACTCAAAACTGACGAAGCCGACGCTCCACTGGTTCCCGAAGAATACGAACCGTTCGACGAACTCGCTTTGATCACCGAAGTCGCCGCGGCTCTGACCGAATTGCCACAAGCAATTGCTTACTTCAACCCCGCCGGCGAAACGGTTCGCAACCTGGATGGCATGAACCAAGTCATCCAGGAATCCGAGGACAACGATTTCCCGCCACTGGATCTCTGGGCCAACGTTCGGCTCTACAGCCTCGACGATGGATTCGCAGCGATGGACACGGTTGGCAATGGGCAACTGGACTTACCAGACATCGAAGCTTTGTTCTTCGCAGAAGCCTATGACTTCAACGACATCGACGAACTGCTTCGGTTGATCACTTGCCACCTGATCGAAAGCGAAGAACCATTCGAAGACGGTGACACGGTCCAAGGTCCCAACGGAGTCACCTGGGTCATGCACCAACAACCCGACAGCATTTCTGATCCACCGCGATCAGTGCTGCGTTTCCTCCCGCAAGACGACCATCCCCTGCCGGCGCAGTTTCAACCCGCCGCGGAATGA